A region from the Melioribacteraceae bacterium 4301-Me genome encodes:
- a CDS encoding deoxyribonuclease IV produces MTHLLGAHTFVTGGPASAIDTAEKLGFTAIQIFTKNNNQYFAKDLSEKEINDFKSKLLASNIKFVVSHDSYLINLCSKDPMMLKKSREAFLKELERCEQLGIPYLNFHPGAHGGQGEELGIKLIAESLNIVHQKTKGYKTKSMLEATAGQGTALGYRFEQLRKIIDLVEEPERMSVCIDTAHIFAAGYDIRDSKQYKKVIKEFNDIIGLEKLKCIHMNDSKKELGSRVDRHEHIGKGFIGTEGFTNIMNDKKLERVPKILETPKGKDQKEDLQNIKLLLSLVKK; encoded by the coding sequence ATGACGCATTTATTAGGTGCACATACTTTTGTTACTGGTGGACCAGCATCTGCAATTGATACTGCCGAAAAACTTGGGTTCACAGCTATACAAATTTTTACAAAAAATAATAATCAATATTTTGCGAAAGACCTAAGCGAAAAGGAAATAAACGACTTTAAGAGCAAACTATTAGCTTCTAACATAAAATTTGTTGTATCTCACGATTCTTATCTTATCAATCTTTGCTCAAAGGACCCAATGATGTTAAAAAAATCGCGTGAAGCTTTTTTAAAAGAACTTGAAAGATGTGAACAACTCGGAATCCCATATTTAAATTTCCACCCTGGTGCTCACGGTGGACAAGGAGAAGAATTAGGAATAAAATTAATTGCAGAATCTCTTAACATTGTTCATCAAAAAACCAAAGGCTACAAGACTAAAAGCATGCTTGAAGCTACCGCAGGACAGGGAACAGCACTCGGTTACAGATTTGAACAATTAAGAAAAATTATTGACTTAGTTGAAGAACCAGAAAGAATGAGTGTTTGCATAGACACCGCTCACATCTTCGCTGCTGGTTATGATATAAGAGACTCGAAGCAATATAAAAAAGTAATAAAAGAGTTTAACGATATTATTGGTCTGGAAAAATTAAAGTGCATTCACATGAACGACAGCAAAAAGGAATTGGGCAGCCGCGTTGATCGACATGAACACATTGGAAAAGGATTTATTGGTACAGAAGGCTTCACAAATATTATGAATGATAAAAAATTGGAAAGAGTGCCAAAAATTCTTGAAACACCAAAGGGAAAGGATCAAAAAGAAGATTTGCAGAACATAAAGTTACTGCTTAGCTTAGTTAAAAAATAA
- the kdsA gene encoding 3-deoxy-8-phosphooctulonate synthase gives MITIKNIKIGNGNPIVLIAGPCVVENETITMNTANEIKKITSELKIPFIFKSSYKKANRTSINSFTGLEYSEAVRILKKVKNEFDLPLLTDVHTEKEAELAAEFADVIQIPAFLSRQTDLLIAAGKTGKVINVKKGQFLAPDDMIHVITKIESTGNKNILLTERGTTFGYHDLVVDMRSLEIMKSFGFPVIMDATHSVQMPSKGEKTGGQPEFIPVLARAATAVGIDGLFLEVHPNPSNALSDAASQLPLNKLFDLLVVIINIDKLIKNAK, from the coding sequence ATGATAACAATAAAAAATATAAAAATTGGTAATGGCAATCCTATTGTGTTGATAGCAGGACCATGCGTAGTTGAAAATGAAACTATCACAATGAATACCGCAAATGAAATAAAAAAAATAACATCTGAGTTAAAAATTCCATTCATTTTTAAATCGAGTTATAAAAAAGCTAATAGAACAAGCATTAATTCTTTTACTGGCTTAGAATATTCAGAAGCTGTCAGAATCCTAAAAAAAGTTAAAAATGAATTTGACCTACCCTTACTTACAGATGTTCATACAGAAAAAGAAGCCGAATTAGCTGCTGAGTTTGCAGATGTAATTCAAATTCCGGCATTTTTATCAAGACAAACCGACTTATTAATTGCTGCTGGTAAGACTGGGAAAGTAATTAATGTAAAAAAAGGACAGTTTTTAGCTCCAGATGATATGATTCATGTGATAACTAAAATAGAATCTACAGGCAATAAAAATATTTTGTTAACTGAAAGAGGAACAACCTTTGGTTATCATGACCTGGTTGTTGATATGAGGTCGCTTGAAATTATGAAAAGTTTTGGTTTCCCAGTTATTATGGACGCAACTCATTCAGTACAAATGCCAAGCAAAGGGGAAAAAACAGGTGGACAACCTGAATTTATTCCAGTTTTAGCTCGCGCTGCAACAGCAGTTGGTATTGATGGACTGTTTTTAGAAGTACACCCCAATCCTTCAAATGCTTTGAGTGATGCTGCTTCTCAACTTCCTCTTAATAAGTTATTTGATTTGCTGGTTGTTATCATTAACATTGATAAATTAATTAAGAATGCTAAATAA
- a CDS encoding bifunctional 3,4-dihydroxy-2-butanone-4-phosphate synthase/GTP cyclohydrolase II — protein MDSKDNFNRIEEAIEDIKKGKMVIVVDDPERENEGDLIISAEKITPADVNFITREARGILCVAIDEEKAKKLNLELMVTDNTALNQTSFTVTIDYKIGTTTGVSAYDRAKTINAVANQDSRAEDFARPGHIFPLIAKNGGVLKRAGHTEAAVDLMKLANLSPVGALCEIMAEDGTMARIPQLLNFAKKYNLKIITIADLIEFRRRKEKLVKELTVVNFPSKYGNFKLHLFQNLIDPNDTPVAIVKGKLDEEPTLVRVHSECLTGDVFGSKRCDCGDQLTKALEMIEKEGKGVVLYMRQEGRGIGLVNKIFAYDLQDKGKDTVEANELLGFKADLRNYGIGAQVLKELGLKKLRLMTNNPMKIIGLKGYDLQIVERVPIEIHPNEVNEKYLRTKSEKLGHLILKKDS, from the coding sequence ATGGACTCAAAAGATAATTTTAACAGAATTGAAGAAGCAATTGAAGATATTAAAAAAGGGAAAATGGTTATTGTTGTTGATGACCCAGAAAGGGAAAACGAAGGCGATTTAATAATTTCAGCAGAAAAGATAACTCCAGCTGACGTAAATTTTATTACAAGGGAAGCACGAGGAATATTATGCGTTGCAATTGATGAAGAAAAGGCAAAGAAACTTAACCTTGAATTAATGGTAACTGATAATACAGCTTTAAATCAAACTTCTTTTACTGTAACAATTGATTATAAGATTGGAACTACAACTGGAGTTTCTGCTTATGACAGAGCAAAAACAATAAATGCTGTAGCTAATCAAGATAGCCGAGCAGAAGATTTTGCAAGACCAGGTCATATATTTCCATTAATAGCCAAAAATGGTGGTGTACTGAAAAGAGCTGGTCATACTGAAGCTGCAGTAGATTTAATGAAACTTGCTAATTTATCGCCAGTTGGAGCATTGTGTGAAATTATGGCGGAAGACGGCACAATGGCTCGTATACCACAATTACTAAATTTTGCTAAAAAGTATAACTTAAAAATAATTACAATTGCTGACCTGATTGAATTTAGAAGAAGAAAAGAAAAATTAGTAAAAGAGCTTACCGTTGTTAACTTCCCATCTAAATATGGGAATTTTAAACTGCATCTATTTCAAAACTTAATTGACCCAAATGATACTCCAGTTGCAATTGTGAAAGGGAAATTAGACGAAGAACCAACTCTTGTCCGCGTGCATTCTGAATGCCTTACGGGAGATGTGTTTGGTTCAAAAAGATGTGATTGTGGTGACCAGCTTACTAAAGCACTTGAAATGATTGAAAAAGAAGGTAAGGGCGTTGTGCTTTATATGAGACAGGAAGGACGCGGTATTGGTCTTGTTAATAAAATTTTTGCTTATGATTTACAAGATAAAGGCAAAGATACTGTGGAGGCTAATGAACTACTTGGATTTAAAGCTGACCTTAGAAATTATGGGATTGGCGCACAAGTGTTAAAAGAACTAGGCTTAAAAAAATTGCGCTTAATGACCAATAATCCAATGAAAATAATTGGTTTGAAAGGATATGATTTGCAAATTGTTGAACGTGTTCCTATTGAAATTCACCCTAATGAAGTAAATGAAAAATATTTACGAACTAAAAGTGAAAAACTCGGTCACCTAATTCTTAAAAAAGATTCATAA
- a CDS encoding heparan-alpha-glucosaminide N-acetyltransferase domain-containing protein — MRKTNVKRIIFLDLMRALAVLMMVEGHTVDTFLADQFRDYSSVGYNIWLTIRGFTAPIFMFTSGVVFTYLLKLQDLPFKENPRVYKGLKRFVTLVLIGYVLRFPTYKIFDYNEVTKEQWLSFFAVDALHLIGFGLLFIIGLLFIADKLKAKDSYLLLSGACFFFVAYLFVENINWIDFFPAPLAAYFYSKSGSLFPLFPWSGYVITGAILGQYLAKNPDAFTTKSFSMKLSIVGIALLLTSFIFHYIEDLFYGNKQFWTDQFALIFYRLGVVLLLNSAMSFLAAKIKNIPELVKQIGRNTLLIYAVHVVILYGSAWFPGFYKYFARTLSFSESLFAALLMILLMVWMVKLIQRYKDYQKKKLAVAEI; from the coding sequence ATGAGGAAAACCAACGTAAAGAGAATAATTTTTCTTGATTTAATGCGGGCACTGGCCGTCTTGATGATGGTGGAAGGGCATACTGTCGATACATTTCTTGCGGATCAGTTTAGGGATTATTCTTCAGTAGGATATAACATCTGGCTAACAATACGTGGCTTTACAGCACCTATTTTTATGTTCACTTCTGGAGTAGTTTTCACTTATTTGCTCAAACTTCAGGACCTCCCTTTTAAAGAAAACCCACGCGTTTATAAAGGCTTAAAAAGGTTTGTCACCTTAGTTTTAATAGGGTATGTATTAAGGTTCCCTACATATAAGATCTTTGATTACAATGAGGTAACTAAAGAACAATGGCTTTCCTTTTTTGCTGTGGATGCTCTTCATTTAATTGGTTTTGGTCTGCTGTTTATTATTGGATTATTATTTATTGCCGATAAATTAAAAGCAAAAGACAGCTACTTATTGTTAAGCGGCGCATGTTTCTTTTTTGTTGCCTACTTATTTGTAGAAAATATAAATTGGATTGATTTTTTCCCGGCACCCTTAGCAGCATATTTTTATAGTAAATCTGGTTCGTTGTTTCCACTTTTCCCATGGTCGGGTTATGTAATAACAGGGGCAATTTTAGGGCAATACCTTGCAAAAAACCCCGATGCATTTACAACTAAATCTTTTTCGATGAAACTCTCAATTGTTGGTATTGCATTGCTTTTAACATCGTTTATTTTTCACTACATAGAAGATTTATTTTATGGAAATAAGCAGTTTTGGACAGACCAATTTGCTCTTATTTTTTATCGACTTGGAGTTGTTTTATTGTTAAACTCTGCTATGTCTTTTTTAGCGGCTAAAATTAAAAACATACCTGAATTAGTAAAACAAATAGGCAGAAATACGCTTCTTATTTATGCAGTTCATGTAGTCATTTTATATGGAAGTGCTTGGTTCCCCGGCTTTTATAAGTATTTTGCAAGGACATTAAGTTTTAGTGAGTCACTTTTTGCAGCTTTGTTGATGATTTTATTGATGGTATGGATGGTAAAGTTAATTCAAAGATATAAAGATTATCAGAAAAAGAAATTAGCTGTAGCCGAAATTTGA
- the ruvB gene encoding Holliday junction branch migration DNA helicase RuvB, translating to MRKSITTNPDLKEEEQQFEQTLRPQTFDEFVGQTKITDNFKVFIGAALKRNESLDHVLLTGPPGLGKTTLAHIIANELGAKIKITSGPVLEKPGDLAGILTNLEEKSVLFIDEIHRLSPVVEEYLYSAMEDFKLDIMIDSGPNARTVQIKLPKYTLIGATTRAGLLTAPLRDRFGIKSRLDYYDSELIGKIIRRSSKILSIKIDEDAADEIAKRSRGTPRIANRLLRRTRDFADYENKSVIDVQTAKKALSALEVDEFGLDEMDKEIILTIIEKFNGGPVGLNTLSVAVNEDPGTIEEVYEPFLIQQGFIQRTPRGREATELSYKRFNKQRTKFDEQNSLFS from the coding sequence ATGAGAAAATCAATTACTACAAATCCCGATTTAAAAGAAGAAGAGCAACAGTTTGAGCAAACGCTTCGCCCTCAAACCTTTGATGAATTTGTTGGACAAACAAAAATTACTGATAATTTTAAAGTTTTTATTGGCGCTGCTCTAAAAAGAAATGAAAGTTTGGACCATGTTTTATTAACAGGTCCCCCAGGCTTGGGTAAAACTACTCTTGCTCATATAATTGCAAATGAATTAGGTGCTAAAATTAAAATAACTTCTGGACCGGTATTAGAAAAGCCAGGCGACTTGGCAGGCATTTTAACTAATCTTGAAGAAAAATCTGTGTTGTTTATCGACGAAATACATCGACTTAGTCCAGTTGTCGAAGAATATCTTTATTCGGCTATGGAGGATTTTAAGCTTGACATAATGATTGATTCTGGTCCTAATGCCCGTACCGTACAAATTAAACTACCCAAATATACCTTGATAGGTGCTACAACCAGGGCGGGGCTGCTGACTGCCCCTTTGCGCGATAGATTTGGAATTAAATCACGACTTGATTACTATGATAGCGAATTGATAGGGAAAATAATAAGACGCTCCTCAAAAATTCTTAGTATAAAAATTGATGAAGATGCAGCTGATGAAATAGCTAAACGCTCCAGAGGAACCCCACGTATTGCAAATCGACTTCTAAGAAGAACGCGTGATTTTGCTGATTATGAAAATAAGAGCGTTATCGATGTTCAAACTGCTAAAAAAGCTCTTTCAGCACTTGAAGTTGATGAGTTCGGTCTCGATGAAATGGATAAAGAAATTATTCTTACTATAATCGAAAAGTTTAATGGTGGACCAGTAGGATTAAATACCCTTTCTGTAGCAGTAAATGAAGATCCTGGAACGATAGAAGAAGTTTATGAACCCTTTTTAATTCAGCAAGGGTTCATACAGCGAACGCCTCGAGGAAGAGAAGCAACAGAACTTAGTTACAAGAGATTTAATAAGCAACGTACAAAATTTGACGAGCAGAATAGTTTATTTTCCTGA
- the ribD gene encoding bifunctional diaminohydroxyphosphoribosylaminopyrimidine deaminase/5-amino-6-(5-phosphoribosylamino)uracil reductase RibD, with product MNKNNNEYYIKKCFELAKKGEGYVSPNPLVGAVIVKNGKIISEGWHEKYGFLHAEASAIYNAKEDLTGSTLYCNLEPCCHTNKKTPPCVPLIIKSGIKRVVISNIDPNPEVNGKGIEQLRATGIEVEVGVSEEEGKFLNKFFFKFIKEKIPYVTLKVAQSTDGKITEEIGKRTQITGQQSQIFVHEQRSKYDAVFVGAGTVNIDNPSLDVRFTKGRNPLRIIIDGKLNANINSRIFEKEKERTWVITSLLNSSDKKDNFKKLGIKLLELPSDKNGVIDLKTVLKKLGEEEITSLFVEGGAQVFNQFYEENLFDEIIILKAPSIFPKGLNAFASLDEKKLKLIEVEKLGVDEKIVYFNSK from the coding sequence ATGAATAAAAATAACAATGAATATTACATAAAAAAATGCTTTGAATTAGCAAAGAAGGGCGAAGGATATGTTAGTCCAAATCCACTTGTAGGAGCGGTAATTGTCAAGAATGGTAAAATAATTTCTGAGGGATGGCATGAAAAGTATGGCTTTCTTCACGCAGAAGCTTCTGCTATTTATAATGCTAAAGAGGATTTGACAGGCTCAACATTATATTGCAATCTTGAACCATGCTGCCACACTAATAAAAAGACACCACCCTGCGTTCCTTTGATAATTAAAAGCGGCATTAAGAGAGTTGTAATCAGTAATATTGATCCAAATCCCGAAGTCAATGGAAAAGGAATTGAACAATTGAGAGCGACGGGAATAGAAGTTGAAGTTGGAGTTAGTGAAGAGGAAGGGAAATTTCTAAATAAATTTTTTTTCAAGTTCATAAAAGAGAAAATTCCTTATGTAACTCTAAAAGTTGCCCAGTCAACAGATGGAAAAATTACTGAGGAAATTGGAAAGCGTACTCAAATAACTGGTCAACAATCACAAATTTTTGTCCACGAACAGAGAAGTAAATACGATGCTGTTTTTGTTGGTGCTGGAACAGTTAATATTGATAACCCTTCTTTAGATGTTCGTTTTACTAAAGGAAGAAACCCGCTTAGAATAATTATTGATGGCAAATTAAATGCTAATATAAACTCCAGAATTTTTGAAAAAGAAAAAGAAAGAACATGGGTGATTACTTCTTTGCTTAATAGTTCCGATAAAAAAGATAATTTTAAGAAACTAGGAATTAAGTTGTTGGAGCTGCCCTCGGATAAAAATGGAGTAATTGATTTAAAGACTGTGCTGAAAAAACTTGGGGAAGAGGAAATTACATCATTATTTGTTGAGGGCGGTGCGCAGGTTTTTAATCAGTTTTATGAAGAAAATTTATTTGATGAAATCATTATTCTGAAAGCACCTTCAATTTTCCCTAAGGGATTAAACGCATTTGCTTCTTTAGATGAAAAAAAATTAAAATTGATTGAAGTTGAAAAATTAGGCGTGGATGAAAAAATCGTTTACTTTAACTCAAAATAG
- a CDS encoding HAD hydrolase family protein — translation MLNKTQLDFSKIKLIILDLEGVLLQKNEPEDDVISQLQNFVRDLKQLNCKVCIITAGKNKIIKKLNSIENLIILDSALDKLTTVQKLLNSVHVNFDNVFYIGDEVFDIPLLVKCGISAAPKTASRTVKRNVNIIIDNSSTEKLLNSILSYKKSFSI, via the coding sequence ATGCTAAATAAAACCCAACTCGATTTCTCAAAAATAAAATTAATCATTCTTGATCTTGAAGGTGTTCTATTGCAAAAAAATGAACCTGAAGATGATGTGATTTCTCAGTTGCAAAATTTTGTAAGGGACCTTAAGCAGTTAAATTGCAAGGTGTGCATAATTACTGCCGGCAAAAATAAAATTATAAAAAAACTTAATTCGATTGAAAACTTAATAATACTTGATTCTGCACTGGATAAATTAACAACAGTACAAAAACTATTAAATAGTGTACATGTTAATTTTGATAATGTGTTTTATATTGGTGATGAAGTATTTGACATACCTTTATTGGTAAAATGTGGTATTAGTGCTGCACCTAAAACAGCAAGTAGAACAGTAAAAAGAAACGTAAATATAATTATAGATAATTCAAGCACAGAAAAACTCCTAAACTCTATCTTAAGTTATAAGAAGAGTTTTTCTATTTAG
- a CDS encoding N-acetylmuramoyl-L-alanine amidase-like domain-containing protein, whose translation MTTASFRSQLVGLLLFLFFTSFINGQVIYTQQDADICKSKFNLAVEKKLINYPINEVIVEIGKSFLGTEYEAHTLDQDSVEKLVIHLTGLDCYTFLESSLVFARCIKENKLTFKDYQRELINIRYRDGKLSDYLSRLHYFSDWIYDIDKRGIGENITQKIGGIPYNKKINFMSTHQDLYKQLKGNPKFLREIIQIEKNISSRENYYIPEDSIAKCEERIQSGDIIGITTNVKGLDIAHTGIAIRMEDGRIHFLHAPDVGHKVQITDKPLADYIKGNKKQTGIMVLRVNEPQ comes from the coding sequence ATGACAACAGCAAGCTTTCGTTCACAGTTAGTTGGCTTACTTTTGTTTTTATTTTTTACTTCTTTTATCAATGGCCAGGTTATTTATACACAGCAAGATGCTGATATTTGTAAATCCAAATTTAATCTTGCAGTAGAAAAGAAATTAATAAATTATCCAATTAATGAAGTGATTGTTGAAATAGGGAAAAGTTTTTTAGGTACTGAATATGAAGCCCATACCCTTGATCAAGACAGTGTTGAAAAATTAGTTATTCATTTAACAGGATTAGATTGCTATACTTTTCTGGAAAGCTCTTTAGTTTTTGCACGATGCATAAAAGAAAACAAGCTAACCTTCAAAGATTATCAAAGGGAGTTAATCAATATTCGTTATAGAGATGGTAAATTAAGTGATTATCTTTCACGGCTGCACTATTTTTCGGATTGGATTTACGATATTGATAAACGAGGAATTGGGGAAAATATTACACAAAAAATTGGCGGTATTCCTTACAACAAAAAAATTAATTTTATGAGCACTCATCAAGATTTATATAAACAACTTAAGGGTAATCCGAAATTTTTACGTGAAATAATACAAATCGAAAAAAATATAAGCAGTAGAGAAAATTACTATATACCTGAAGATTCAATTGCCAAGTGTGAAGAAAGAATTCAAAGCGGCGACATAATAGGTATAACCACAAATGTTAAAGGATTAGACATTGCTCATACTGGCATTGCAATTCGAATGGAAGATGGAAGAATTCATTTTTTACATGCACCTGATGTTGGTCATAAAGTACAAATTACAGATAAGCCGCTTGCCGATTACATAAAAGGGAACAAGAAACAAACCGGTATCATGGTTCTAAGAGTGAACGAACCACAATAA
- the dnaB gene encoding replicative DNA helicase, translating to MAKRKQLPTDLEKLKATTLQPPAAVEVEMSVIGAMLIDNEAVPKAVEILKPEAFFDKKNKIIFEAIVSLYQADEPIDTVTVYEELKKSNLTEEAGGAAYLSKLTQDITSAANVDYHARVVLEKWILRQLISASMEIANSAYLGQEDVFDLLDAAESKIFQISEEGIKESFKSMDKAVKEALELIEAIHSKNISAHSVPTGFFELDELLGGLQKSDLIVVAARPSMGKTAFALSLARNAAVEHKVPIGIFSLEMSTIQLVTRLISAEAKINAHSIRTGKFKAEDGAKISRTVHKLSKAPIFIDDTPAISILEIRAKARRLKNEKGIGLIVIDYLQLINPSFTADSREREISMISRSLKSLAKELNIPVIALSQLNRAVELRADKRPQLSDLRESGSIEQDADVVIFLYRPEMYGIENFSSGNLAGKSTEGIAEIIVGKQRNGPTGEVFLKFTKDFTRFENLELFREAIPQIEQTSPTKEDLPI from the coding sequence ATGGCTAAGAGAAAGCAGCTTCCTACTGATTTAGAGAAATTAAAAGCTACAACGTTACAGCCTCCTGCAGCTGTTGAAGTGGAGATGTCTGTTATTGGCGCAATGTTAATTGATAACGAGGCAGTGCCGAAAGCAGTTGAGATTTTAAAACCTGAGGCTTTTTTTGATAAAAAGAACAAAATTATTTTCGAAGCGATTGTCTCCTTATATCAGGCAGATGAGCCAATTGATACTGTAACTGTTTATGAAGAATTAAAGAAATCTAATTTAACTGAGGAAGCAGGTGGCGCTGCCTACCTAAGTAAATTAACTCAGGATATTACTTCGGCAGCTAATGTTGATTATCATGCCAGAGTTGTATTAGAAAAATGGATATTAAGACAATTGATTTCTGCATCTATGGAAATTGCAAACTCCGCTTATCTTGGTCAAGAAGATGTTTTTGATCTACTTGATGCTGCTGAATCTAAAATATTTCAAATTTCTGAGGAAGGGATTAAAGAATCGTTCAAGTCAATGGATAAAGCTGTAAAAGAAGCGCTTGAACTTATTGAAGCAATACACTCAAAAAATATCTCAGCTCACTCAGTACCCACAGGTTTCTTTGAATTGGATGAACTTTTAGGCGGTCTGCAAAAATCGGATTTAATAGTAGTAGCAGCCAGACCATCAATGGGCAAGACTGCCTTTGCTTTATCGCTTGCTAGAAACGCAGCTGTAGAACATAAAGTTCCGATTGGTATTTTTAGTCTCGAAATGTCAACTATTCAGCTTGTTACAAGGTTAATTTCTGCTGAAGCGAAAATTAATGCTCATTCAATTAGGACAGGCAAATTTAAAGCTGAAGATGGAGCTAAGATTAGCAGGACAGTTCACAAGTTAAGTAAAGCTCCTATTTTTATTGATGATACTCCAGCCATTTCAATTCTTGAAATTAGAGCAAAAGCAAGAAGATTAAAAAATGAAAAAGGAATAGGATTAATTGTAATAGATTACCTGCAATTGATAAATCCATCGTTTACAGCAGATAGCCGGGAAAGAGAAATTTCTATGATATCCCGCTCATTAAAATCTTTAGCAAAAGAATTAAATATTCCTGTAATTGCTTTGTCTCAATTAAATCGTGCAGTAGAGTTACGTGCCGATAAGAGACCTCAACTTTCAGATTTGCGTGAGTCGGGCTCTATAGAACAAGATGCTGATGTTGTAATATTTTTATACAGACCAGAAATGTATGGCATTGAAAATTTTTCCTCTGGAAATCTTGCTGGTAAATCAACAGAAGGAATAGCCGAAATTATTGTGGGTAAACAAAGAAACGGTCCAACTGGAGAGGTGTTCTTAAAATTTACTAAAGATTTTACTCGTTTTGAGAATCTTGAATTATTTAGAGAAGCTATTCCGCAAATTGAACAAACATCTCCAACTAAAGAGGATTTACCTATATGA
- a CDS encoding riboflavin synthase, with amino-acid sequence MFTGIIEEVGKITAVKLLRDGKRIKINADKILKETSTGDSISVNGVCLTVIKLEKDGFWIEAVGETISKTALSKISLNEKVNLERALRLTDRLGGHIVLGHVNGIGKITALTKIAENYKLEIALPSNLMKYVVEEGSIAVDGISLTVAAINANKIKISIIPFTFENTNLKSKKSGCLVNIEVDILSKYLERLIPAKKSKLENQKLSDGLEF; translated from the coding sequence ATGTTTACGGGAATTATAGAAGAAGTTGGAAAAATAACAGCAGTAAAGCTACTGCGAGATGGTAAGCGAATAAAAATTAATGCGGATAAAATTTTAAAAGAAACTTCGACCGGCGATTCAATTTCTGTAAATGGTGTTTGCCTTACAGTGATTAAGCTGGAAAAAGATGGTTTTTGGATAGAAGCTGTAGGTGAAACAATTAGTAAAACTGCATTATCGAAAATAAGCCTAAATGAAAAAGTAAACTTGGAACGGGCTCTCAGATTGACAGATAGATTAGGTGGACACATTGTGTTGGGACATGTAAACGGAATTGGTAAAATAACAGCTTTAACTAAAATAGCTGAGAATTATAAATTAGAAATAGCTTTACCTTCCAACTTAATGAAGTATGTTGTTGAGGAAGGTTCAATAGCAGTTGATGGAATTAGTCTCACTGTAGCAGCTATTAATGCAAATAAAATTAAAATTTCGATAATTCCTTTTACATTTGAAAACACTAACTTGAAGTCAAAAAAGAGCGGCTGTCTGGTAAATATTGAAGTTGATATCCTTTCAAAATATTTAGAAAGATTAATACCGGCTAAAAAATCTAAATTAGAAAATCAAAAACTTTCGGATGGACTAGAATTCTAA
- the ribE gene encoding 6,7-dimethyl-8-ribityllumazine synthase, with amino-acid sequence MNNLIEGHLSAKGKRFALIVSRFNEFISKNLHAGAIDCLLRHGAEEKNITTIYVPGAFEIPLIAKKVSLSKNFDAVVCLGAVIRGDTPHFDYIAAEVSKGIANVGLETGVPVIFGVITSDTIEQAIERAGTKAGNKGWDAALSAIEMADLLTKL; translated from the coding sequence ATGAACAATCTAATTGAAGGACATTTATCAGCAAAGGGCAAAAGATTTGCTCTTATTGTTTCTCGTTTCAATGAATTTATTTCCAAAAATTTGCATGCCGGTGCAATTGATTGTCTTTTGAGACATGGCGCAGAAGAAAAAAATATTACAACAATTTATGTTCCCGGTGCTTTCGAAATTCCATTAATTGCTAAAAAAGTCTCGCTTTCGAAAAATTTTGATGCTGTTGTTTGTCTTGGTGCTGTAATTCGGGGTGATACTCCTCATTTTGATTACATTGCTGCCGAAGTTTCTAAAGGTATAGCAAATGTAGGATTAGAAACAGGCGTGCCTGTAATATTTGGAGTTATTACCAGCGATACCATTGAACAAGCAATTGAAAGAGCAGGTACAAAAGCAGGCAATAAAGGTTGGGATGCAGCACTTTCAGCTATTGAAATGGCTGATTTGTTAACTAAATTATAA